A genomic region of Phragmites australis chromosome 2, lpPhrAust1.1, whole genome shotgun sequence contains the following coding sequences:
- the LOC133908298 gene encoding non-specific lipid-transfer protein 2-like: protein MAKTSNAAAAVAVLALLVVAPLASGALFKPCGVDPSALGPCLPYCAVGSTVGSPTRDCCAVMGGADVQCLCNKKDTLIRMARNKNIDAARAMTIPYKCGITSSPNPC, encoded by the coding sequence ATGGCCAAGACGagcaacgccgccgccgccgtcgcggtGTTGGCGCTGCTGGTCGTCGCGCCCCTGGCCAGCGGAGCCCTGTTCAAGCCCTGCGGCGTGGACCCGTCCGCGCTGGGGCCGTGCCTTCCGTACTGCGCGGTGGGCAGCACGGTGGGCAGCCCGACGCGGGATTGCTGCGCCGTGATGGGCGGGGCCGACGTGCAGTGCCTCTGCAACAAGAAGGACACGCTGATCCGGATGGCGAGGAACAAAAACATCGACGCCGCCCGCGCCATGACGATCCCGTACAAGTGCGGCATCACCAGCTCGCCGAACCCATGCTAG